Genomic segment of Apium graveolens cultivar Ventura chromosome 7, ASM990537v1, whole genome shotgun sequence:
ATAAGTTTTGGAATAAACCTATGAAGTGCTGCTAGGCACCCTGCCAACTTTTTAACGTCTTTCTGGGTCCGAGTCACTTTCATCTCTAttattacatttattttttctaGGTTTGTCTCGATCCATCTTTCGCTAACTAGGAAATTGAGGAATTTTTCAGAGGGGACCCCGAACGCACACTTCTCCGGATTGAGCTTCATGTTATATTTTCTTAAGTTGTTAAAACATTCTTTGTGATCTTTGATATGTTCCGGGACCGTGATTGACTAAGAGATCATGTCATCGACATATGACTTCATATTCCTTCCCAGTTGGCTTTTGAAGATGGTGTTCATCATATTTTGATAGGTGGCTCTAACATTGATGAGTCTGAATGGCATCATGATGAAAGCATATACAGCCTAGTGAGTAATGAAAGTTGTTTTTGCGATGTCGACCAGATTCATGTTGACCTGGTTGTACCCAAAAAAAGcgtccatgaagctcagcataACATGGCCTGCAGTTGCATTAATCAGCTGATCGATGTTTGGAAGGGGGTAGGAATCCTTAGGACATGTCGAGTTCAGACTCGTGTAATCAacacacatcctccactttccattcgGCTCTTTGACCAACACGACATTTGCAAGCCAATCCGGATACTTAATTTTGCAACTGATGTCTACCTTGAGTAGTTTTTCCACCTTATCATCTATTGCTTGTTATCattccggggcaaaatttcttcttttctttttgattGGCCTTTGTTTAGGATCTACATCCAAGCTATGCATTGCTACTGATTCGTCGATCCCGGGCATGTCTTCCGGTGCCCAAGAAAACACATCTGCATATTCTTTTAGTAATTTTACGAGCTCCTTCTGAAAGGTCGTGTCCAGTACTTTTCCAATTCTTACCTTTCGGATGGGGTTCTCGGGATCAAGCTCTATTTCCACAATCTGTGCAGCCGATTCAACCTTTGTTTTTTCTTTTGTTTCAATAAATTTTTGGATCTGGGCATCTGCATTGGTTATGCTATATCCCGAATCTTCTATTACATTTACATCCAATTTTGGTATTTTGCCGAGGTGCTCTGGATGCTTTTTTCAGCTTTATCCCTTGGGTAGGGACATTGCTTCTTTCCTATTTTTAGGTTCTGTTTCAGCCATCACTAAAGTATGCCCGTAACATCTACCTGCCATGTCTCTATCTCCTTTGATTTCTCCAACGCCTCATGGGGCGGGAAACTTAAGCTTCAAATGGATTGCGGATGAGATTGCTCAAAGCTTCGTAATTGTGGGCCTCCTAAGGATCATGTTGTAAGATGATCCCGCGCTTATTACATAAAACTTCATGACATGAGAAACTTGCCGGGGTGTAGTTCCAAAGGTCACAGGGAGGTAGATCACGCCCTGGATTGATATAATCGAATTTTCGAATCCATAAAGAGGGTCTTCAAGGAAGGGGTTCATGCGTAGATGACCGAGCTTCATTCTATTGAGTGTGTGTTCGAAAACTATGTTTGCAGAAGAACCATTATCAACCAAGATTCTTTTTACCTCATTTTCTGCAACATCGAGAGTGACCACCAGTGCTTGGTTCTGATCCGGATCCAGTCCTTCACAATCCGCATAGGAGAAGTAAATTGACTCATCTTCGCATGGCTGGATCATCATAACATTATTGTCCATGTCTGGGCTCCGGGGTGGCGAAGTTGTGCCGCCAAAGACTACATTTACCACATGCTTACCATTTCTCGGGGGTTTTTATCTTTGTCATTCAACTTTTATTGTACATACTAGTTCATGTTTCCTTTCTTGATCTGGTCTTCGATGAAATTTTGAAGGAGAAACAATTTTCAGTTGTATGACCGTGATCTTCATGGTATCCACAGTGTTTGTCCCTTGCCCTGTTCTCCGGAGGAGCTAGGAGGGGCTTTGGAGGGTAGTAGAAGGGTTTCCCTTAAGATTTTTTCCCGGAGCCTGTTGAAGGGTGTCCATTCGGGCTCCGACTTTGGCTCTCTTTTAGCCCTCGACTTTTAAACATTCCTCTAGGGTCCTGAATAGCTATCCCAGGGTGGGGTTTCCTGGGAGTGTTGGATGTAGTTAAACTGTCTGTCAACCTTGAATCTTTTGTCTTTTTTTGTATGACAAGCGTCGTTCCGGGGACTCATCATCATATTGGATTCTTCTATTCATCTTCATTGATTTAGGGAAGTCTCTTTTATGAATTTGGAGGCCAAGGCATAGGCAGATACGAGGCTCTGGGCTCTTTATGGATAAAGTCTTTGAC
This window contains:
- the LOC141674297 gene encoding uncharacterized protein LOC141674297 gives rise to the protein MDNNVMMIQPCEDESIYFSYADCEGLDPDQNQALVVTLDVAENEVKRILVDNGSSANIVFEHTLNRMKLGHLRMNPFLEDPLYGFENSIISIQGVIYLPVTFGTTPRITNADAQIQKFIETKEKTKVESAAQIVEIELDPENPIRKVRIGKVLDTTFQKELVKLLKEYADVFSWAPEDMPGIDESVAMHSLDVDPKQRPIKKKRRNFAPE